A region from the Pogoniulus pusillus isolate bPogPus1 chromosome 43, bPogPus1.pri, whole genome shotgun sequence genome encodes:
- the MLLT11 gene encoding protein AF1q yields MLDTLSSQYDSFIYWRMPIPRLELAELEGLGLAEVALRKPRGALGQLQTPGEQSGTGPGEEDNLRPFTSFNFWRAPIASISSFDFELL; encoded by the coding sequence ATGCTGGACACCCTCAGCAGCCAGTACGACTCCTTCATCTACTGGCGGATGCCGATCCCGCGGCTGGAGCTGGcggagctggaggggctggggctggccgaGGTGGCCCTGCGCAAGCCCCGGGGGGCgctggggcagctgcagacCCCCGGCGAGCAGAGCGGCACCGGCCCGGGCGAGGAGGACAACCTGCGGCCGTTCACCAGCTTCAACTTCTGGCGAGCTCCCATCGCCAGCATCAGCTCCTTCGACTTCGAGCTCCTCTGA